One genomic window of Ziziphus jujuba cultivar Dongzao chromosome 4, ASM3175591v1 includes the following:
- the LOC107416728 gene encoding putative disease resistance protein At3g14460 isoform X2, translating to MAEALLSAVLGQLLSITTEFTEQELRQVKNVEKRVSNLKEKLKDIKLVLEDAESKQLDNPSVRRWLGKLKDVSYAINDVLDDWSQEIRKSQIPNHVEEEEGDHHQKADPVSNKMMMMKKKGYLNGSRQDMEKEGEKCFEILTMRSFFQDFDRDVDGNIYSCKMHDILHDFSQFLTKNECSAMKVDMEDIEPLNVEKVRHFTLQTPKQGRAKFPTSTFHQNNLHTLFLICSDYGLDDDDDDDVDDYDMLVFLRICCNQKHLRTLYLENFTITKVPRQLGQLIHLRYLNLSDSYGLEELPDEVCDLCNLQTLRIRDCQHLQRLPKGMGKLVNLRHLYCFGCRNLKGLPKGIGRLTELRILDNMIIPENNEAYLSLGDLKKLNHLQSHQTDFGIYNCHNLISMGENKERVLMNWKYLAVLRLSFKRWDREICEDEFGILESLQPHQGLKRLSIFFYRGTNLCPEWMVSLVHLKILSFYSCPYVETLPPLGSLPSLEELCVYECDKVRKIGVEFLGNIKHNNNNNNNNVSFPKLKLLDFLGMENWEEWEGNIETTEHTDDAAGGAFIMPRLDSLEINYCPMLKSLPEYLKLIPLKKLSIAGFDMLLQSLAQSEKEWLKISHIPNIVINGIFAIRRDGKWNYDELARFGVPRAFVHDGNDEDPF from the exons ATGGCCGAGGCTTTGCTTTCTGCGGTGCTGGGGCAGCTGCTTTCCATCACTACTGAGTTTACAGAACAAGAGCTGAGACAGGTGAAGAATGTTGAAAAACGTGTCTCAAATCTCAAAGAAAAGCTTAAGGACATAAAACTTGTGCTGGAGGATGCCGAAAGCAAACAACTGGATAATCCCAGTGTTAGACGTTGGTTGGGTAAGCTCAAAGATGTCTCTTATGCCATCAACGACGTTTTGGACGACTGGAGCCAAGAAATTCGCAAATCCCAAATTCCAAACCATGTTGAAGAGGAAGAAGGTGATCATCATCAAAAAGCTGATCCTGTTTCaaacaagatgatgatgatgaagaagaag GGCTATTTAAATGGTAGTCGTCAAGATATGGAGAAAGAAGGTGAAAAATGCTTTGAAATTCTAACCATGCGGTCTTTCTTTCAAGATTTTGACAGAGATGTTGATGGAAACATTTATTCATGCAAAATGCACGACATATTGCATGACTTTTCCCAATTTTTGACGAAAAATGAGTGCTCTGCCATGAAAGTTGATATGGAAGATATAGAGCCTCTTAACGTTGAAAAAGTACGCCACTTCACATTGCAAACACCTAAACAGGGCCGTGCCAAATTTCCTACTTCAACATTTCATCAAAATAATTTGCATACCCTGTTCCTAATTTGTTCAGATTATGgtttagatgatgatgatgatgatgatgttgatgatTATGATATGCTGGTCTTTCTTCGAATATGCTGTAATCAAAAACATCTTCGAACACTATATTTGGAGAACTTCACAATTACAAAGGTTCCACGGCAACTTGGCCAGTTGATACATTTGAGATACCTCAATTTATCTGatagctacggtttggaagaaTTGCCTGATGAAGTATGTGATTTATGCAATTTACAGACTTTAAGAATTCGAGACTGTCAGCATCTTCAAAGACTACCAAAAGGGATGGGGAAACTAGTGAATTTGAGACACCTTTACTGTTTTGGTTGTCGTAATTTGAAGGGGTTGCCAAAAGGTATAGGTAGACTAACTGAACTCCGGATACTCGACAATATGATTATACCGGAGAACAATGAAGCATATTTGAGCCTAGGAGATTTGAAAAAGTTGAATCACCTTCAATCTCATCAAACAGATTTTGGGATATATAATTGTCATAATTTGATAAGTATGGGTGAGAATAAGGAAAGAGTGCTGATGAATTGGAAATATCTTGCTGTTCTACGTCTAAGTTTTAAAAGGTGGGATAGAGAAATTTGTGAAGATGAATTTGGGATACTTGAAAGCTTACAACCACATCAAGGCTTGAAAAGGTTATCGATCTTCTTCTATAGGGGTACCAATTTATGTCCCGAATGGATGGTGTCCTTGGTTCATTTGAAGATTCTATCGTTTTATAGTTGCCCGTACGTTGAGACATTGCCTCCTTTGGGAAGCCTACCTTCACTTGAAGAGCTTTGTGTTTATGAATGCGATAAAGTGAGAAAGATAGGTGTTGAGTTTCTGGGAAATATTaagcataataataataataataataataatgtatcaTTCCCAAAACTGAAACTCCTTGACTTTTTGGGGATGGAAAACTGGGAAGAATGGGAAGGCAATATTGAAACAACAGAGCATACAGATGATGCAGCTGGTGGAGCATTTATTATGCCGCGTCTCGATTCCTTAGAAATAAACTATTGTCCCATGCTTAAATCACTACCAGAGTATCTGAAACTGATTCCATTGAAAAAGTTGTCAATCGCGGGCTTCGACATGCTACTGCAATCTCTGGCACAATCAGAAAAGGAGTGGCTCAAGATTTCTCACATCCCAAACATCGTAATTAATGGGATCTTTGCGATCAGGAGAGATGGCAAATGGAATTACGATGAATTAGCAAGATTCGGTGTTCCCAGAGCATTTGTGCACGATGGAAATGACGAAGATCCATTTTGA
- the LOC107416728 gene encoding disease resistance protein RGA2 isoform X1, with amino-acid sequence MAEALLSAVLGQLLSITTEFTEQELRQVKNVEKRVSNLKEKLKDIKLVLEDAESKQLDNPSVRRWLGKLKDVSYAINDVLDDWSQEIRKSQIPNHVEEEEGDHHQKADPVSNKMMMMKKKVCFPSLSCCFCLNQLKQVCVHRKIAHRSKELNETLDEIAKEKDAYSLEKTNNASPKERRETTSFVNVSDVDGRDEDKEKVINKLLSDESSDKVPVIIPIVGMGGLGKTTLAQLVFNHEKIEAHFNERIWVCVSDPFDEVRIVRAILESLKHGHRDLDTLQALSDRIRESIEGKKFLLVLDDVWSDDRKIWEKLIQPLRCGAVGSRVLVTTRKTEVAHMMGVTSSQIIYLAQLSEDHCWKIIKRLAFEGKNGEELKQQLEEVGKKIAKKCKGLPLVAKTLGGLLFSKETLRAWEDVLSSKLWELQDEQSKTFAPFFLSYNDLSPRQKRCFSYCSVFPKDFEIDRSNLIEMWMSQGYLNGSRQDMEKEGEKCFEILTMRSFFQDFDRDVDGNIYSCKMHDILHDFSQFLTKNECSAMKVDMEDIEPLNVEKVRHFTLQTPKQGRAKFPTSTFHQNNLHTLFLICSDYGLDDDDDDDVDDYDMLVFLRICCNQKHLRTLYLENFTITKVPRQLGQLIHLRYLNLSDSYGLEELPDEVCDLCNLQTLRIRDCQHLQRLPKGMGKLVNLRHLYCFGCRNLKGLPKGIGRLTELRILDNMIIPENNEAYLSLGDLKKLNHLQSHQTDFGIYNCHNLISMGENKERVLMNWKYLAVLRLSFKRWDREICEDEFGILESLQPHQGLKRLSIFFYRGTNLCPEWMVSLVHLKILSFYSCPYVETLPPLGSLPSLEELCVYECDKVRKIGVEFLGNIKHNNNNNNNNVSFPKLKLLDFLGMENWEEWEGNIETTEHTDDAAGGAFIMPRLDSLEINYCPMLKSLPEYLKLIPLKKLSIAGFDMLLQSLAQSEKEWLKISHIPNIVINGIFAIRRDGKWNYDELARFGVPRAFVHDGNDEDPF; translated from the coding sequence ATGGCCGAGGCTTTGCTTTCTGCGGTGCTGGGGCAGCTGCTTTCCATCACTACTGAGTTTACAGAACAAGAGCTGAGACAGGTGAAGAATGTTGAAAAACGTGTCTCAAATCTCAAAGAAAAGCTTAAGGACATAAAACTTGTGCTGGAGGATGCCGAAAGCAAACAACTGGATAATCCCAGTGTTAGACGTTGGTTGGGTAAGCTCAAAGATGTCTCTTATGCCATCAACGACGTTTTGGACGACTGGAGCCAAGAAATTCGCAAATCCCAAATTCCAAACCATGTTGAAGAGGAAGAAGGTGATCATCATCAAAAAGCTGATCCTGTTTCaaacaagatgatgatgatgaagaagaaggtaTGTTTTCCATCACTCTCTTGTTGCTTTTGTCTCAACCAACTTAAACAAGTTTGTGTTCACCGCAAAATTGCTCACAGAAGCAAAGAGCTTAATGAAACATTAGATGAGATTGCCAAAGAGAAAGATGCTTACTCtttggaaaaaacaaataatgctTCCCcaaaagagagaagagagactACCTCATTTGTTAATGTGTCTGATGTCGATGGTCGGGATGAGGATAAGGAGAAGGTAATAAATAAGTTGTTAAGCGATGAGAGCAGCGATAAAGTTCCTGTTATCATCCCTATTGTAGGGATGGGGGGACTAGGGAAAACCACTCTTGCCCAACTCGTATTCAATCATGAAAAGATCGAAGCACACTTCAATGAGAGAATTTGGGTGTGTGTTTCTGACCCTTTTGATGAGGTTAGAATTGTCAGAGCAATTCTTGAATCTCTCAAACACGGTCATCGTGATTTAGATACACTGCAAGCTTTATCAGATCGTATTCGTGAATCTATTGAGGGGAAAAAATTCCTTCTTGTCTTGGATGATGTATGGAGTGATGACCGCAAAATATGGGAAAAGTTAATACAACCGCTTAGATGTGGTGCTGTAGGAAGCAGAGTTTTGGTAACAACAAGAAAAACTGAAGTTGCTCATATGATGGGAGTAACCTCGTCCCAAATCATTTACCTGGCTCAGCTGTCTGAAGACCACTGCTGGAAAATAATTAAGCGACTTGCGTTCGAGGGAAAAAATGGTGAAGAgttaaaacaacaattagagGAAGTTGGGaagaaaattgcaaaaaagTGCAAAGGCTTGCCTCTTGTAGCAAAGACCTTAGGAGGTTTGCTGTTTTCAAAGGAGACTTTGAGGGCGTGGGAGGATGTTCTATCTAGTAAACTCTGGGAATTGCAAGATGAACAAAGCAAAACTTTTGCTCCATTCTTCCTGAGTTATAATGACTTGTCCCCTCGACAAAAGCGTTGTTTCTCATATTGTTCTGTATTTCCTAAAGATTTTGAGATTGACAGAAGTAACTTGATTGAAATGTGGATGTCACAGGGCTATTTAAATGGTAGTCGTCAAGATATGGAGAAAGAAGGTGAAAAATGCTTTGAAATTCTAACCATGCGGTCTTTCTTTCAAGATTTTGACAGAGATGTTGATGGAAACATTTATTCATGCAAAATGCACGACATATTGCATGACTTTTCCCAATTTTTGACGAAAAATGAGTGCTCTGCCATGAAAGTTGATATGGAAGATATAGAGCCTCTTAACGTTGAAAAAGTACGCCACTTCACATTGCAAACACCTAAACAGGGCCGTGCCAAATTTCCTACTTCAACATTTCATCAAAATAATTTGCATACCCTGTTCCTAATTTGTTCAGATTATGgtttagatgatgatgatgatgatgatgttgatgatTATGATATGCTGGTCTTTCTTCGAATATGCTGTAATCAAAAACATCTTCGAACACTATATTTGGAGAACTTCACAATTACAAAGGTTCCACGGCAACTTGGCCAGTTGATACATTTGAGATACCTCAATTTATCTGatagctacggtttggaagaaTTGCCTGATGAAGTATGTGATTTATGCAATTTACAGACTTTAAGAATTCGAGACTGTCAGCATCTTCAAAGACTACCAAAAGGGATGGGGAAACTAGTGAATTTGAGACACCTTTACTGTTTTGGTTGTCGTAATTTGAAGGGGTTGCCAAAAGGTATAGGTAGACTAACTGAACTCCGGATACTCGACAATATGATTATACCGGAGAACAATGAAGCATATTTGAGCCTAGGAGATTTGAAAAAGTTGAATCACCTTCAATCTCATCAAACAGATTTTGGGATATATAATTGTCATAATTTGATAAGTATGGGTGAGAATAAGGAAAGAGTGCTGATGAATTGGAAATATCTTGCTGTTCTACGTCTAAGTTTTAAAAGGTGGGATAGAGAAATTTGTGAAGATGAATTTGGGATACTTGAAAGCTTACAACCACATCAAGGCTTGAAAAGGTTATCGATCTTCTTCTATAGGGGTACCAATTTATGTCCCGAATGGATGGTGTCCTTGGTTCATTTGAAGATTCTATCGTTTTATAGTTGCCCGTACGTTGAGACATTGCCTCCTTTGGGAAGCCTACCTTCACTTGAAGAGCTTTGTGTTTATGAATGCGATAAAGTGAGAAAGATAGGTGTTGAGTTTCTGGGAAATATTaagcataataataataataataataataatgtatcaTTCCCAAAACTGAAACTCCTTGACTTTTTGGGGATGGAAAACTGGGAAGAATGGGAAGGCAATATTGAAACAACAGAGCATACAGATGATGCAGCTGGTGGAGCATTTATTATGCCGCGTCTCGATTCCTTAGAAATAAACTATTGTCCCATGCTTAAATCACTACCAGAGTATCTGAAACTGATTCCATTGAAAAAGTTGTCAATCGCGGGCTTCGACATGCTACTGCAATCTCTGGCACAATCAGAAAAGGAGTGGCTCAAGATTTCTCACATCCCAAACATCGTAATTAATGGGATCTTTGCGATCAGGAGAGATGGCAAATGGAATTACGATGAATTAGCAAGATTCGGTGTTCCCAGAGCATTTGTGCACGATGGAAATGACGAAGATCCATTTTGA